From the genome of Colias croceus chromosome 9, ilColCroc2.1, one region includes:
- the LOC123694259 gene encoding puromycin-sensitive aminopeptidase yields MSLQISRALRSSVRLQFYGKYICQRNIGRHCKLLRSIDRYLEWGSGRARGVRIGCAGAIGVRVHSVTRSLRYFSCVRPTFTILKEKVTMPENKPFQRLPKNVIPKHYELHLIPNLEKFTFTGSTRVKVSIVTSTKEIVLNSLDLEFKSVKLQYDEGGAATTLNPVEVKVDAADETATIVFDNALPEGTATLFCDFVGEINDKMKGLYRSKYLTPSGEERYAAVTQFEATDARRCFPCWDEPAIKATFDITLEVPSDRVALSNMPVKEEKIVGDNKIMQFDTTPIMSTYLVAVVVGEYDYVEKKSHDGVLVRVYTPVGKSKQGLFALEVAAKVLPYYKDYFDIAYPLPKIDLIAIADFSAGAMENWGLVTYRETCLLVDEEHTSAVRRQWIALVVGHELAHQWFGNLVTMEWWTHLWLNEGYASFVEFLCVNHLFPEYDIWTQFVTETYIRALELDCLKNSHPIEVPVGHPSEIDEIFDDISYNKGASVIRMLHRYIGDDDFRKGMNIYLTRHQYKNTFTEDLWAALEEASNKPVGAVMSTWTKQMGFPMVQVSSEQRGPHRVLKLTQQKFCADGSQGDDIIWMVPITISTQEQPSKVALSTVLDKHTQEVVLENVAEDSWVKLNPGTVGYYRTRYEPVLLERLVGAIRDGSLPPLDRLGLLDDCFAFVQAGHAHTNESLKLMEAFSNETNFTVWSSIANCLSKLSALFSHTALDKPLKNYGRKLFANVTKRLGWDAEEKESHLDTLLRSLVLNRMISFEDPDTIKEAKIRFEKHSSGSCPLPADLRSACYRAVLAGADAGTFERFLQLYRAADLHEEKDRISRALGAVKDPALLNRVLEFAISDEVRSQDTVFVIVSVAVSRNGRDLAWQFFKDHWQEFMDRYQGGFLLARLVKSTTENFASEASAREIEEFFATHKSPGTERSVQQALETVRLNAAWLRRDLASTTAYLQPYH; encoded by the exons atGTCCCTACAAATTTCACGGGCTTTGCGTTCTTCTGTTCGTTTGCAATTTTATGGCAAATATATTTGTCAACGTAACATAGGGCGCCATTGCAAATTGTTACGTAGCATAGACCGTTATTTGGAGTGGGGTAGCGGGCGTGCGAGGGGGGTACGTATTGGCTGTGCGGGTGCAATCGGAGTGCGAGTTCACTCTGTCACTCGGTCATTACGGTATTTCTCTTGCGTACGGCCCACATTTAcgatattgaaagaaaaagtGACAATGCCAGAAAACAAACCGTTCCAACGACTTCCTAAAAATGTTATTCCTAAACATTACGAATTACATTTAATTCCTAATCTAGAGAAATTTACGTTTACGGGCTCTACTAGGGTGAAAGTGTCG ATTGTTACCTCTACCAAAGAAATTGTACTCAATAGCTTAGATTTGGAGTTCAAGAGCGTTAAACTCCAATATGATGAAGGTGGAGCAGCTACTACACTTAATCCAGTGGAAGTCAAAGTCGACGCAGCAGATGAAACAGCAACTATCGTGTTTGACAATGCATTGCCTGAAGGAACCGCAACATTGTTTTGCGATTTTGTTGGTGAAATCAATGATAAGATGAAAGGCCTCTATAGGAGCAAGTATTTGACTCCTAGTGGCGAAGAACGTTATGCAGCAGTAACTCAATTTGAGGCCACAGATGCTAGAAGATGTTTTCCCTGCTGGGATGAACCTGCCATCAAAGCCACATTTGATATAACTTTAGAAGTGCCCTCTGATAGAGTTGCATTGTCCAACATGCCAgttaaagaagaaaaaatagtTGGCGATAATAAAATCATGCAGTTTGATACAACACCAATTATGTCTACATACCTGGTAGCTGTTGTGGTTGGAGAGTATGATTATGTGGAGAAAAAGTCTCATGACGGAGTGCTTGTGCGTGTGTACACCCCTGTAGGAAAAAGCAAACAGGGATTGTTTGCATTAGAAGTTGCTGCTAAAGTTCTTCCTTATTATAAGGACTACTTTGATATTGCATATCCATTGCCAAAAATAGACTTGATAGCTATTGCTGATTTTTCAGCTGGTGCTATGGAAAATTGGGGTCTAGTCACTTACAGAGAAACTTGTCTGCTTGTTGATGAGGAGCACACTTCAGCTGTGAGGAGACAGTGGATAGCTTTGGTTGTGGGTCACGAGTTGGCTCACCAGTGGTTTGGTAACTTGGTAACTATGGAATGGTGGACACATCTGTGGTTGAATGAGGGTTATGCATCATTTGTTGAATTTCTGTGTGTCAATCATCTGTTTCCAGAATATGACATATGGACTCAGTTTGTAACCGAGACATACATACG AGCATTAGAATTGGactgtttaaaaaattcacatcCTATTGAAGTCCCTGTGGGTCATCCATCAGAGATAGatgaaatatttgatgatatttCTTACAACAAAGGTGCATCAGTTATTAGGATGTTGCATAGATACATTGGTGATGATGATTTTCGCAAAGGCATGAATATTTACCTTACTAGACACCAG taCAAAAACACATTTACTGAAGATTTATGGGCAGCATTAGAAGAGGCTTCAAATAAGCCTGTAGGAGCTGTCATGTCAACTTGGACCAAGCAAATGGGTTTCCCTATGGTgcag GTCAGTTCTGAGCAAAGAGGGCCCCATCGTGTATTAAAATTGACACAACAAAAATTCTGTGCTGATGGCAGCCAaggtgatgatataatatggaTGGTGCCCATCACTATCTCTACTCAAGAGCAACCTTctaag GTGGCGCTTTCAACAGTTCTGGATAAACATACTCAAGAAGTTGTATTAGAAAATGTGGCTGAAGATTCTTGGGTCAAACTGAACCCTGGAACT GTAGGATATTATCGCACGCGATATGAGCCAGTTCTATTAGAGCGTTTAGTGGGCGCCATTCGAGACGGTTCGTTGCCACCTCTAGACCGTCTCGGTTTGCTTGACGATTGCTTCGCGTTTGTCCAGGCGGGACATGCACACACCAATGAG TCATTGAAACTGATGGAAGCATTCAGCAATGAAACCAATTTCACCGTATGGTCGTCTATAGCGAATTGCTTATCGAAACTGAGCGCTCTATTTTCTCACACGGCTCTCGATAAACCACTCAAAAATTATGGCCGTAAATTGTTTGCCAATGTTACCAAGCGCCTCGGATGGGACGccgaagaaaaagaaagccaTTTGGATACTCTGCTCAGAAGCTTGGTGCTCAACAGGATGATCAGTTTTGAAGATCCTGATACTATTAAAGAGGCTAAAATTCG TTTCGAGAAGCACAGCAGCGGCTCGTGCCCGCTGCCGGCGGACCTGCGCTCGGCGTGCTACCGCGCGGTGCTGGCGGGCGCGGACGCGGGCACGTTCGAGCGCTTCCTGCAGCTGTACCGCGCGGCCGACCTGCACGAGGAGAAGGACCGCATCAGCCGCGCGCTCGGCGCCGTCAAGGACCCCGCGCTGCTCAACCGCGTGCTCGAGTTCGCTATCTCG gATGAAGTACGTTCTCAAGACACAGTGTTCGTGATCGTTTCTGTGGCAGTGAGCAGAAATGGACGTGATTTGGCCTGGCAGTTCTTCAAGGACCACTGGCAGGAATTTATGGACCGTTACCAG GGAGGCTTCCTCCTCGCGCGCCTAGTGAAATCAACGACGGAGAACTTCGCGTCGGAGGCGAGCGCGCGCGAGATAGAGGAGTTCTTCGCAACGCACAAGTCGCCCGGCACCGAGCGCAGCGTGCAGCAGGCGCTGGAGACCGTGCGCCTCAACGCGGCCTGGCTGCGGCGCGACCTCGCCTCCACCACCGCCTACCTGCAGCCCTACCACTGA
- the LOC123694528 gene encoding protein disulfide-isomerase TMX3-like → MNTKLVILIFCVAFNGVVSSKVLELSDKFIDISKDGMWFVKFYAPWCAYCSRLEPVWAHVAQGLYNSPIKVAKVDCTRFPAVASHFQVRAYPTIMFIKGSSMHTYNGERIKDDMLNYALRMAQPPVQKISYADSIGNLKDMHDIFFGYIGEHQGTLWEIFKVQAVKYQPHNWFYSMSYEVVKKDLKPPNATSIFVYKEDDVYYFETSPQLIEDKEVLNSTLDKWVHSERFGFFPKITRSNFNELLDIEKYLVITVVSENKLNEITQTEKDFKDMVEGIIRKRKHELHPKFQFGWMGNPELANSIVMYDLTVPHIIVLNSTTHHHHLPDDDPVLMTPEAVSMFLDEIHNQVAPKYGGKSFLVRLYRGFYEARATVSSMWRGNPILTALVFGLPLGFLSLLCYSICCADILDADEEESPESHEKKD, encoded by the exons atgaatacaaaattagttattttaattttttgtgtag CTTTTAATGGAGTGGTATCTTCAAAAGTATTAGAATTAAGtgataaatttattgatataagCAAAGATGGCATGTGGTTTGTTAAATTCTATGCACCATGGTGTGCATATTGCAGTAGGCTGGAGCCTGTTTGGGCACATGTGGCCCAGGGTTTGTATAATTCTCCGATTAAAGTGGCCAAAGTAGATTGTACACGATTTCCTGCTGTTGCTAGTCACTTTCAAGTCAGGGCATATCCCACAATCATGTT TATAAAGGGATCATCTATGCATACATACAATGGTGAAAGAATCAAAGATGACATGTTAAATTATGCATTGAGAATGGCACAACCTCCAGTACAAAAGATTTCTTATGCAGATAGCATAGGAAACTTAAAAGATATGCATGATATATTCTTTGGCTACATTGGCGAACATCAGGGTACTTTGTGG gaGATTTTTAAAGTTCAAGCAGTGAAATATCAGCCCCATAATTGGTTTTATTCAATGTCATATGAGGTGGTAAAAAAAGATCTCAAACCTCCAAACGCTAcaagtatttttgtttataaggaggatgatgtttattattttgaaa cATCACCACAGCTGATTGAAGACAAGGAAGTTTTAAATTCCACATTGGATAAATGGGTTCACTCTGAGAGATTTGGTTTCTTCCCTAAAATAACACGGTCTAATTTCAATGAATTGTTGGACATTGAAAAATACCTTGTTATAACTGTTGTTTctgaaaataaactaaatgaaATAACGCAAACTGAAAAAGATTTTAAAGACATGGTAGAAGGAATTATAAG gaaaAGGAAGCATGAACTTCATCCCAAATTCCAATTTGGATGGATGGGTAACCCTGAACTGGCCAATTCAATTGTTATGTATGATTTGACAGTACCAcatataattgtattaaacTCGACAACCCATCATCACCATTTACCTGATGATGATCCAGTTTTAATGACACCAGAAGCTGTGTCAATGTTCCTTGACGAAATACACAATCAAGTTGCACCT AAATATGGAGGAAAGAGTTTCCTTGTGCGTCTATACCGAGGATTTTATGAAGCTAGAGCCACTGTGTCAAGTATGTGGAGGGGAAACCCAATACTGACTGCACTTGTGTTTGGGCTACCTCTTGGATTCCTATCATTGCTCTGCTATTCAATATGTTGTGCTGATATACTGGATGCTGATGAAGAAGAAAGTCCAG aatCACATGAGAAGAAGGATTAG